From one Rosa rugosa chromosome 4, drRosRugo1.1, whole genome shotgun sequence genomic stretch:
- the LOC133707098 gene encoding uncharacterized protein LOC133707098, translated as MADEQKQRVVLNPADCDIGFNIEGNGLLGSSLYEKGLAYCWFGARANMGITGGKYCFGCKVVSFQSVQMEDTDPEDRNLCRVGISRGDDVVGSLGETSHSFGYEGTGKFWNATRSPCYGGKFGLGDTIVCAVNLEEKPLASISFSKNGKCLGTAMKFNALVDPEVKNFQWESAFFPHLLLKNVEVELQFSVEGGLVPEDGFKPWAAALGDGNAIGGPVFDDPKDCEVMMMVGMPASGKTTWAEKWVKEHPEKRYVLLGINMVLDQMKVPGHLRKQHKENLGDPYRLECLMIKASYILDSLLSRATARAATSPRNYILDRTYVDKDDREYELRQFNLFKQIAVVVFPSPEEVKTRLLKRFEDFGSLGPADILNEMLANFALPVTKDVPCSDELFDEVMFVELNRDESHKLLEEMKQEESDVNSNYSSPYSCRNFDESYPFSPKYGERILPHPTPSPQYEVAPAVNIGVATNAYPSAAFQPCAIASFTGNAPGCHGNAGYLNCAAPQLSRAPAGLHSPLCPPGPGY; from the exons ATGGCCGACGAGCAGAAGCAACGCGTCGTTCTCAATCCCGCCGATTGCGACATAG GTTTCAACATTGAAGGCAATGGGCTTTTGGGCTCTTCCCTGTACGAGAAGGGATTAGCTTATTGCTGGTTCGGTGCTCGAGCCAATATGGGTATAACCGGTGGGAAGTACTGTTTCGGTTGCAAAGTGGTGTCGTTCCAATCTGTTCAAATGGAGGACACTGACCCTGAAGACCGGAATCTTTGCCGGGTTGGTATTTCTAGAGGGGATGATGTGGTGGGAAGCCTAGGGGAAACAAGTCACAGCTTTGGGTATGAGGGCACTGGAAAATTCTGGAATGCTACGAGGTCTCCGTGCTATGGTGGGAAGTTTGGGCTTGGAGATACTATTGTTTGTGCAGTCAATCTTGAAGAAAAGCCCTTggcttccatttctttttccaaGAATGGAAAGTGTTTGGGTACGGCGATGAAGTTCAATGCGCTGGTGGATCCTGAAGTGAAGAATTTTCAATGGGAATCTGCCTTTTTCCCTCACCTTCTGTTGAAAAATGTGGAAGTGGAGTTGCAGTTCAGTGTTGAAGGTGGACTTGTTCCTGAAGATGGTTTTAAGCCTTGGGCGGCTGCTCTTGGGGATGGAAATGCGATTGGGGGACCAGTTTTTGATGATCCAAAGGATtgtgaagtgatgatgatggtgggtaTGCCCGCCTCAGGCAAAACAACTTGGGCGGAAAAATGGGTGAAAGAGCACCCAGAGAAGCGATATGTTTTGCTTGGGATAAATATGGTTCTGGATCAAATGAAG GTGCCAGGGCACTTGCGTAAGCAGCATAAGGAGAATCTTGGTGACCCATATCGTCTCGAATGTCTGATGATTAAAGCAAGTTATATCTTAGATAGTCTTTTATCCAGAGCAACTGCCAGAGCAGCCACCAGTCCTCGCAATTACATTCTTGATAGGACATATGTAGACAAGGATGACCGTGAGTATGAACTTAGGCAGTTCAATCTTTTCAAGCAG ATTGCTGTTGTGGTGTTTCCAAGCCCTGAAGAGGTGAAGACTCGATTGTTGAAaagatttgaagattttggATCTTTGGGACCCGCTGATATACTGAATGAAATGTTGG CCAATTTTGCTTTACCTGTAACCAAGGACGTGCCTTGTTCAGATGAGCTTTTTGATGAG GTTATGTTCGTTGAACTCAACAGAGACGAATCACATAAACTTTTGGAGGAGATGAAGCAGGAAGAATCTGATGTGAACTCGAATTACTCTTCACCATATTCCTGCAGAAACTTTGATGAGTCATATCCTTTTTCACCTAAATACGGGGAGAGGATCTTGCCACATCCCACTCCTTCACCGCAATACGAAGTAGCTCCAGCAG TCAACATCGGTGTTGCCACTAACGCCTATCCTAGTGCCGCGTTTCAACCCTGTGCAATTGCTTCATTCACAGGCAATGCTCCTGGATGTCATGGTAATGCTGGATACTTGAATTGTGCTGCTCCTCAGCTTTCAAGAGCACCTGCAGGTCTCCATAGTCCTCTTTGTCCACCTGGTCCCGGGTATTGA